A single region of the Sorghum bicolor cultivar BTx623 chromosome 7, Sorghum_bicolor_NCBIv3, whole genome shotgun sequence genome encodes:
- the LOC8058008 gene encoding transmembrane 9 superfamily member 8: MRAPAMLRWAAAALVLAALLAASPAAAFYLPGVAPNDFHKKDPLLVKVNKLTSTKTQLPYSYYSLPFCKPNTIVDSAENLGEVLRGDRIENSPYVFEMGEPKMCQIICRAKIDDKQAKELKEKIEDEYRVNMILDNLPLVVAIARQDRGAPVYQAGYHVGVKGQYAGNKDEKSFIHNHLTFLVKYHKDETADLSRIVGFEVKPFSINHQFEGPWNDKNTRLITCDPHASKLVVNSDTPQEVEAGKEIIFTYDVAFEESDVKWASRWDTYLLMTDDQIHWFSIVNSLMIVLFLSGMVAMIMLRTLYRDISRYNQLETEEEAQEETGWKLVHGDVFRPPANSDLLCVCVGTGVQFFGMLLVTMIFAVLGFLSPSNRGGLMTAMLLTWVLMGLFAGYASSRLYKMFKGSEWKSITLRTAFLFPGIAFGIFFILNALIWGEKSSGAVPFTTMFALVLLWFGISVPLVFVGSYLGFKQPAIEAPVKTNKIPRQVPEQAWYMNPAFTILIGGILPFGAVFIELFFILTSIWLHQFYYIFGFLFLVFIILIITCAEITIVLCYFQLCSEDYMWWWRSYLTSGSSAIYLFLYAGFYFFTKLQITKVVSGILYFGYMLLASCAFCVLTGAIGFCACFWFTRLIYSSVKID, from the exons ATGCGAGCTCCGGCGATGCTCCgctgggccgcggcggcgctcgtgCTCGCGGCGCTCCTCGCCGCCTCGCCGGCCGCCGCCTTCTACCTCCCCGGCGTGGCGCCCAACGACTTCCACAAG AAAGATCCACTTTTGGTGAAGGTGAATAAGCTGACATCCACAAAGACGCAACTTCCCTACTCGTATTACTCTCTTCCATTCTGCAAGCCAAACACGATAGTTGATAGTGCAGAGAATCTTGGAGAGGTTCTGCGTGGTGATCGCATTGAGAACTCTCCTTATGTG TTTGAGATGGGGGAGCCCAAGATGTGCCAGATTATCTGCAGAGCAAAAATTGACGATAAACAAGCAAAGGAGCTCAAGGAAAAGATAGAGGATGAGTATCGGGTGAACAT GATTCTTGACAACCTCCCACTAGTTGTTGCTATTGCAAGGCAGGATAGGGGTGCTCCTGTTTACCAGGCTGGATATCATGTTGGTGTCAAGGGCCAATATGCTGGT AACAAGGATGAGAAGTCCTTTATCCACAACCACTTGACATTTTTAGTAAAATATCACAAGGATGAAACTGCAGATCtctctagaattgttggatttgAGGTCAAACCATTCAG TATCAATCACCAGTTTGAAGGGCCGTGGAATGATAAAAACACTCGTTTAATCACATGTGATCCTCATGCCAGCAAGCTTGTGGTAAACTCAGATACTCCTCAGGAGGTTGAAGCTGGAAAGGAAATCATATTTACCTATGATGTGGCCTTCGAG GAGAGTGATGTCAAGTGGGCTTCTCGCTGGGACACCTACCTGTTAATGACAGACGATCAAATTCACTGGTTTTCTATTGTGAACTCTCTCATGATCGTACTCTTTTTATCTGGGATGGTGGCCATGATTATGCTCCGCACCTTGTATAGAGATATCTCTAGATACAATCAGCTtgaaactgaagaagaagcccaAGAGGAGACAGGGTGGAAGCTTGTTCATGGAGACGTATTCCGCCCTCCTGCAAACTCTGACTTACTCTGTGTCTGTGTTGGGACTGGTGTTCAGTTCTTTGGTATGCTGCTAGTAACCATgatttttgctgttttgggttTCCTTTCGCCGTCAAACCGGGGAGGACTCATGACTGCCATGCTGCTCACTTGGGTCTTGATGGGTTTGTTTGCTGGCTATGCTTCTTCACGCCTATATAAGATGTTCAAAGGATCAGAATGGAAGAGCATCACCCTAAGGACTGCTTTCCTGTTTCCCGGGATTGCTTTTGGTATTTTCTTCATCCTGAATGCTCTTATATGGGGGGAGAAGTCGTCTGGTGCCGTTCCTTTCACCACAATGTTTGCGTTGGTCCTCCTTTGGTTTGGTATCTCGGTTCCTCTTGTATTTGTTGGGAGCTATCTGGGCTTCAAGCAACCTGCCATTGAGGCTCCGGTGAAGACAAACAAGATTCCAAGACAGGTCCCTGAGCAGGCTTGGTACATGAACCCTGCCTTCACCATTCTTATTGGTGGTATTCTTCCGTTTGGAGCAGTTTTCATTGAGCTCTTCTTCATCCTGACATCAATCTGGCTTCACCAGTTCTACTACATCTTTGGCTTTCTCTTCCTGGTGTTCATTAtcctcatcatcacctgtgcGGAGATCACGATCGTGCTGTGCTATTTCCAGCTGTGCAGTGAGGACTACATGTGGTGGTGGAGGTCCTATCTGACCTCAGGATCATCTGCAATCTACCTCTTCCTGTATGCCGGGTTCTACTTCTTCACTAAACTGCAGATCACCAAGGTGGTGTCGGGCATACTGTACTTTGgctacatgcttcttgcctcgTGTGCTTTCTGTGTGCTCACTGGTGCGATCGGCTTCTGTGCCTGCTTCTGGTTCACAAGATTGATTTATTCATCTGTGAAGATCGACTAG